A genome region from Christensenella minuta includes the following:
- a CDS encoding NADH-quinone oxidoreductase subunit NuoF, with protein MIHNVKELNKFKNQYRKSMEAQYKKVLVCAGTGCVAGGSLEIFSRLKDLAQEAGLPVSVELKKEPHEEIAFKKSGCHGFCEMGPLLRIEPFGWLYVKVKPEDCEEILEKSLKGDEPVERLLFHQDGKAYAAEEEIPFYKKQTRMVLSNCGHTDAEAIEEYIARGGYQAVAKALFDMKTDDIVQEVMDSGLRGRGGGGFPTGRKLQQVAKQKEVRKFVVCNGDEGDPGAFMDRSIMEGDPHKMIEGMMIAGIATGAHEGYIYVRAEYPLAVKRLQTAIAAAEKQGLLGDNILDSGFDFTLRINQGAGAFVCGEGSALTASIEGNRGMPRVKPPRTVEQGLFGKPTVLSNVETYANIPMIILNGSGWFRSMGTESSPGTKAFALTGNVNNTGLIEVPMGTTLREVIFDIGGGIKNGKKFKAVQIGGPSGGCMTEEHLDMPMDFDSLKKKGAMIGSGGLVVMDEDNCMVEVARFFMNFTQNESCGKCVPCREGTLRMLEILERIVAGKGEKEDLDMLEELADMIARTALCGLGKTAPSPVISTMKYFRDEYLAHVVDKKCPAKNCQAMKQYVIVEEKCKGCSKCARQCPVNAISGEIKKPFVIDAEKCIKCGACEEACSFGAVVEQF; from the coding sequence ATGATACACAACGTAAAAGAATTAAATAAATTTAAAAACCAATACAGGAAATCTATGGAGGCGCAGTACAAGAAGGTGTTGGTCTGCGCGGGGACCGGCTGCGTCGCGGGCGGTTCGCTCGAAATATTCAGCCGCCTGAAGGACCTTGCACAGGAAGCGGGGCTTCCCGTATCGGTGGAGCTGAAAAAGGAGCCGCATGAAGAGATCGCGTTTAAAAAGAGCGGATGCCACGGATTTTGCGAAATGGGACCGCTCCTTCGTATCGAGCCGTTTGGCTGGCTGTATGTGAAGGTGAAGCCGGAGGACTGCGAAGAGATACTTGAGAAGAGCCTCAAGGGTGACGAGCCGGTAGAACGCCTCCTGTTCCATCAGGACGGTAAGGCATATGCTGCGGAAGAGGAAATCCCTTTTTACAAAAAGCAGACGCGCATGGTGCTTTCCAACTGTGGGCACACGGATGCGGAGGCGATCGAAGAATATATTGCGCGCGGCGGCTATCAGGCCGTTGCAAAGGCGCTCTTTGATATGAAAACGGACGATATCGTGCAGGAAGTGATGGATTCCGGCCTGCGCGGGCGCGGCGGCGGCGGTTTCCCCACGGGACGGAAGCTGCAGCAGGTGGCGAAGCAAAAGGAAGTCCGAAAATTCGTGGTGTGCAACGGCGACGAGGGAGATCCGGGCGCGTTTATGGACCGGAGCATCATGGAGGGCGATCCGCATAAGATGATCGAGGGAATGATGATCGCCGGTATCGCGACGGGCGCGCACGAAGGTTATATCTATGTCCGCGCGGAATATCCGCTGGCGGTAAAACGCCTGCAAACGGCAATTGCCGCGGCGGAAAAGCAGGGGCTTCTGGGGGATAATATCCTGGACAGCGGGTTCGATTTCACCCTGAGGATCAACCAGGGCGCGGGCGCGTTCGTATGCGGCGAAGGAAGTGCGCTTACCGCTTCCATCGAAGGCAACCGCGGTATGCCGAGGGTAAAACCGCCGCGTACGGTAGAGCAGGGATTGTTTGGCAAGCCTACGGTGCTGTCGAACGTGGAGACCTACGCCAATATCCCCATGATTATCCTGAACGGTTCGGGCTGGTTCCGCAGTATGGGAACGGAGAGCAGTCCGGGCACGAAAGCGTTCGCCCTTACGGGAAACGTCAATAATACGGGCCTTATAGAAGTGCCGATGGGCACGACGCTGCGCGAAGTCATCTTCGATATTGGCGGCGGCATCAAAAATGGCAAGAAATTCAAAGCGGTGCAGATCGGCGGACCGTCCGGCGGCTGTATGACGGAAGAGCATCTCGATATGCCTATGGACTTTGACTCCCTGAAGAAAAAAGGCGCGATGATCGGTTCCGGCGGCCTTGTGGTAATGGACGAAGATAACTGCATGGTCGAGGTGGCGCGGTTCTTTATGAATTTCACACAGAACGAATCCTGCGGGAAGTGCGTCCCCTGCCGCGAGGGTACGCTGCGGATGCTCGAGATACTGGAACGCATCGTTGCGGGCAAGGGGGAAAAGGAAGACCTCGATATGCTTGAGGAGCTCGCGGACATGATCGCGAGGACCGCATTGTGCGGCCTTGGCAAGACAGCGCCGTCGCCTGTGATTAGTACGATGAAATATTTCCGGGACGAATATCTTGCGCATGTTGTGGATAAGAAATGTCCGGCGAAGAACTGCCAGGCAATGAAACAATATGTAATCGTGGAAGAAAAGTGCAAAGGATGCAGCAAATGCGCGCGCCAGTGCCCGGTAAACGCGATCAGCGGAGAGATCAAGAAGCCGTTTGTGATCGATGCGGAAAAGTGCATCAAGTGCGGCGCATGCGAAGAGGCGTGCAGCTTTGGCGCGGTTGTTGAACAATTTTGA
- a CDS encoding complex I 24 kDa subunit family protein, whose protein sequence is MKQTLDGILKEHPKKSEIIPILQAIQKEYRYLPEEALCYVAEKLHVGEAKIYSIATFYENFSLEPKGKYVIKICDGTACHVRKSIPILEALRKKLGLSEQKKTTDDMLYTVETVSCLGACGLAPVLTVNDKVYPTMTPDSACELIDTLK, encoded by the coding sequence ATGAAGCAGACTTTGGACGGGATTCTTAAGGAGCATCCCAAAAAATCGGAAATCATTCCCATTTTGCAGGCGATACAAAAGGAATACCGTTATCTTCCCGAGGAAGCGCTTTGCTATGTGGCGGAAAAACTGCATGTAGGCGAGGCGAAGATATACTCCATCGCAACTTTTTACGAGAATTTCTCCCTGGAACCGAAGGGAAAGTATGTAATCAAAATATGTGACGGGACGGCATGCCATGTCAGGAAGTCGATCCCGATCCTTGAAGCCCTCCGTAAAAAACTCGGGCTTTCCGAGCAGAAGAAAACGACGGACGATATGCTGTACACTGTCGAAACGGTCTCATGCCTCGGCGCATGCGGGCTTGCCCCCGTGCTTACGGTGAACGACAAAGTATACCCGACGATGACGCCCGATTCGGCATGCGAACTGATCGACACGCTGAAATAG
- a CDS encoding MerR family transcriptional regulator, with translation MTVKEVSRIAGISVRTLHYYDEIGLLRPETVTGAGYRVYGEKELVRLQQILFFRELGFQLKEIKNIMENPSFDEKEALLKQRDLLQLKRERLLGLVRLIDKTLKGERNMSFQEFDRSWIEKAREEYAREAGKRWGGTEAYRQSEAKTAGYRKDDWARIDAGMDRLFRRFAEAMAFSPEEEAAQGLVREWQQYITQNYYECTGGILAGLGELYRSDERYAKNIERYGEGLAEFMSKAIAYYCK, from the coding sequence ATGACAGTAAAGGAAGTATCCCGCATTGCGGGCATCAGTGTGCGCACACTGCATTATTATGACGAGATCGGTCTTCTGCGCCCGGAAACGGTGACGGGAGCGGGCTACCGGGTCTATGGGGAAAAAGAGCTTGTACGGCTGCAGCAAATTTTATTTTTCCGGGAGCTGGGCTTCCAGTTGAAGGAAATCAAAAATATCATGGAAAATCCATCCTTCGATGAAAAAGAGGCGCTCCTGAAGCAGCGGGACCTTCTGCAATTAAAACGGGAACGGCTTTTAGGCCTGGTGCGCCTTATCGACAAAACGCTGAAAGGAGAGCGGAATATGAGTTTTCAGGAATTCGACAGGAGCTGGATAGAAAAAGCGCGGGAGGAATATGCCCGCGAAGCCGGAAAACGCTGGGGCGGGACCGAAGCATACCGGCAAAGCGAGGCGAAGACGGCCGGGTACCGAAAGGACGACTGGGCGCGTATCGATGCAGGGATGGACCGCCTGTTCCGGCGGTTTGCGGAGGCAATGGCATTTTCTCCCGAAGAGGAAGCGGCACAGGGACTGGTACGGGAGTGGCAGCAGTATATTACTCAAAATTACTATGAATGCACCGGCGGAATCCTTGCGGGGCTGGGAGAGCTATACCGCTCAGATGAACGGTATGCCAAAAATATTGAACGGTATGGCGAAGGACTTGCGGAATTCATGAGCAAGGCTATCGCGTATTACTGCAAATAG
- a CDS encoding VOC family protein has product MKKEWDIMQVCIVVKDLRKYVGNYWEKLGIGPWKLRHFTNEIVREYKVDGKPVEDEFDFHIATCQIGRVEFEIIQPVKGPNCYFRFLEEKGEGLHHVKVPIEKEEVGEMVRYFEAGGNPILQTGWVDGDFHAYPDTQDDLAMMIELGVPGPIDVPYELYPPEAVSKEV; this is encoded by the coding sequence ATGAAAAAAGAATGGGATATCATGCAGGTGTGTATCGTGGTAAAAGACCTCAGAAAATATGTCGGGAATTATTGGGAAAAATTGGGGATCGGACCGTGGAAGCTGCGGCATTTTACGAATGAAATCGTAAGGGAGTACAAGGTGGACGGCAAACCTGTGGAAGATGAGTTCGATTTTCATATCGCGACCTGCCAGATCGGCCGGGTGGAATTTGAGATCATCCAGCCAGTCAAAGGGCCGAACTGCTATTTCCGCTTCCTCGAGGAAAAAGGGGAAGGGCTGCATCATGTGAAGGTGCCGATTGAAAAGGAAGAGGTGGGCGAAATGGTGCGGTATTTTGAGGCCGGCGGGAACCCAATCCTACAGACGGGATGGGTGGACGGAGACTTCCATGCCTATCCCGACACGCAGGACGATCTTGCCATGATGATCGAACTGGGCGTGCCCGGGCCGATTGACGTGCCGTATGAGCTTTACCCGCCGGAAGCGGTCTCGAAAGAAGTATGA
- a CDS encoding zinc-binding dehydrogenase, which yields MKTKAVRLYGKSDLRLEEFELPEITDDEMLAKVVSDSLCMSSYKAALQGGDHKRVPDNVAENPVIIGHEFCGEVVKAGKNVAHLAKPGDKFTVQPAMFYKGSLEAPGYSYPFYGGDATYIIIPSEAFETDCFLKYDGEAFYHGSLAEPMSCIAGGAHVNYHTKFGSYVHEMGIKEGGKMALLAGVGPMGLGTIDYALHASRKPALLVVTDIDPVRLARAEALFTIEEAKKQGVELHYVNTAEKDEAYVMELSGGTGYDDVYVMAPVKPVVEMGDNILGMDGCLNFFAGPTNTEFKAEFNFYDVHYAATHVCSNSGGNTQDMREVLKMMGEGRLEPSVMITHVGGLNCVPEVTLKLHDIPGGKKLIYTQIDMPLTAIDDFAELGKTDAMFAELAKIVERSNGLWSAEAERYLLKNAKPIG from the coding sequence ATGAAAACAAAAGCGGTTAGGTTGTATGGAAAATCGGATTTGAGGCTGGAAGAATTTGAATTGCCGGAAATCACGGACGATGAAATGCTGGCAAAGGTTGTATCGGACAGCCTGTGCATGTCCAGTTATAAGGCGGCGCTTCAGGGCGGCGACCATAAGCGCGTGCCGGATAATGTGGCGGAAAACCCGGTCATCATCGGGCATGAATTCTGCGGCGAAGTCGTTAAGGCAGGGAAAAATGTAGCGCACCTTGCCAAGCCGGGCGATAAATTCACGGTACAGCCGGCGATGTTTTATAAGGGATCGCTGGAAGCGCCGGGATATTCCTATCCCTTCTATGGCGGGGACGCGACCTATATTATTATTCCCTCCGAGGCGTTTGAAACGGATTGCTTCCTGAAATACGACGGGGAAGCGTTTTACCACGGATCGCTCGCTGAGCCGATGAGCTGTATCGCGGGCGGCGCGCATGTAAACTACCATACAAAGTTCGGTTCTTATGTGCATGAAATGGGGATCAAAGAAGGCGGAAAGATGGCGCTGCTCGCGGGCGTCGGCCCAATGGGGCTAGGGACCATCGATTATGCGCTGCATGCGTCAAGGAAGCCCGCCCTCCTCGTCGTGACGGATATCGACCCGGTACGGCTCGCGCGTGCGGAGGCCCTCTTCACAATCGAGGAGGCCAAAAAGCAGGGAGTTGAGCTTCACTATGTAAATACGGCTGAAAAGGATGAAGCCTATGTGATGGAACTTTCGGGCGGCACGGGCTACGACGACGTTTATGTTATGGCGCCCGTGAAGCCGGTCGTGGAAATGGGCGACAACATCCTTGGTATGGACGGCTGCCTCAACTTTTTTGCAGGCCCGACGAACACGGAATTCAAGGCGGAATTCAATTTCTATGACGTTCACTATGCGGCAACGCATGTGTGCAGCAATTCGGGCGGCAATACGCAGGACATGCGCGAAGTGCTCAAGATGATGGGCGAGGGCAGGCTCGAGCCTTCCGTAATGATTACGCATGTCGGCGGCCTGAACTGCGTACCCGAGGTGACGCTCAAGCTGCACGATATTCCCGGCGGCAAAAAGCTTATTTACACACAGATCGATATGCCGCTTACGGCGATCGATGATTTCGCGGAACTTGGCAAAACGGATGCGATGTTCGCTGAACTCGCAAAGATCGTGGAACGCTCGAATGGGCTGTGGTCGGCGGAAGCGGAGCGCTACCTGCTCAAAAATGCAAAACCGATCGGCTGA
- a CDS encoding DeoR/GlpR family DNA-binding transcription regulator → MKKQDGETVMNTERREEIKELLRERGEVKLKDLEQHFPDCSSMTLRRDLKYLEDNGYVKRTRGGAVAMSRLSIAAEDIYSERALENVAEKYAIAKKALQFIERGRSIYVDAGTTLMLFTREMEDEYLSIMTSGVNIAMELIKKQKPSVTLIGGQVNRNTISVSGINSCNFIREVNIDIAFMAASGFSVENGFTSGTYTECEIKKEVVNRARKTIVLMDSKKIDKIMPFTYAYMEDIDVLVSDDDLDEEIVREAKRRNVQIV, encoded by the coding sequence ATGAAAAAACAAGATGGGGAAACTGTTATGAACACGGAAAGACGGGAAGAAATCAAGGAATTGCTGCGGGAGCGCGGAGAAGTAAAGCTCAAGGATTTGGAGCAGCATTTTCCGGATTGTTCAAGTATGACATTGCGCCGGGATTTGAAATACCTGGAGGATAATGGCTATGTAAAGCGCACGCGCGGCGGCGCGGTTGCAATGAGCAGGCTTTCCATTGCGGCGGAGGACATCTATTCAGAACGGGCCCTTGAAAATGTGGCGGAAAAATATGCGATTGCCAAAAAGGCGCTCCAGTTTATTGAGCGCGGACGGTCTATTTATGTGGATGCTGGCACCACGCTGATGCTGTTCACCCGGGAGATGGAAGACGAATATCTTTCCATTATGACGTCGGGTGTGAACATTGCCATGGAGCTTATCAAGAAGCAAAAACCCAGCGTTACCCTGATCGGCGGGCAGGTGAACCGCAATACGATCTCCGTATCCGGCATTAATTCGTGCAATTTTATCCGCGAGGTAAATATCGACATCGCCTTTATGGCGGCAAGCGGGTTTTCGGTGGAAAACGGGTTCACGAGCGGGACCTATACGGAATGCGAGATTAAAAAAGAAGTGGTGAACCGTGCGCGCAAAACGATCGTGCTGATGGACAGCAAAAAGATCGATAAGATCATGCCGTTCACTTACGCATATATGGAAGATATCGACGTGCTCGTTTCGGACGACGATCTCGATGAGGAGATCGTGCGGGAAGCGAAGCGCAGGAACGTCCAAATTGTATGA
- a CDS encoding radical SAM protein: protein MAIKNSIKSAGANVAFSAAFKYLEKDPVKNLPKLLKWADGFTKGNQWNKSVKNFQDWWDQQTWQGVLMKRVLTDVNVNYLKRFILNFFLNSGVKGMPIAQAKGKEMGVNIPWAILMDPTSACNLKCIGCWAAEYGKHYNLTYEKMDEIITQGKELGIYVYLFSGGEPLVRKKDLIRLAEKHSDCAFGAFTNATLIDEDFVQDLLRVGNFTFMISVEGTPEETDARRGEGTYDKVMKAMKLLKDAGIPFGYSACYHSQNYKTIASDEWNDTMIEAGCLFGWLFTYMPIGKDAVMDLCVTPEQRAHMYQRVREMREYKPIFILDFWNDGEYVGGCIAGGRRYFHINSNGDCEPCAFIHYATHNINECTLEEALGSPLFRKYQEGQPFSDNLLRPCPLLDNPDGLRKAVNESGAHPTQDLDLEGVDVLTAKTDKIAENWKVKADEIWSCGHFPFNGVINAAMDKRVDTTNGQGAAACGNCGHVQCDRATEIPEHLK, encoded by the coding sequence ATGGCTATTAAGAACTCGATCAAAAGCGCGGGCGCTAACGTTGCGTTCTCTGCGGCATTCAAGTACCTGGAAAAAGATCCGGTCAAGAACCTGCCGAAGCTCCTGAAATGGGCGGACGGTTTCACCAAGGGCAACCAGTGGAATAAATCCGTGAAGAATTTCCAGGACTGGTGGGATCAGCAGACTTGGCAGGGCGTTCTGATGAAACGCGTCCTCACCGACGTAAATGTAAACTATCTCAAGCGTTTCATTCTCAACTTCTTCCTGAACTCCGGCGTAAAGGGAATGCCGATCGCTCAGGCGAAGGGCAAAGAAATGGGCGTCAATATTCCGTGGGCAATCCTGATGGACCCGACTTCCGCATGCAACCTCAAGTGCATCGGCTGCTGGGCTGCCGAATACGGCAAGCATTACAACCTGACCTATGAAAAGATGGACGAGATCATCACCCAGGGCAAGGAGCTTGGCATTTATGTCTACCTGTTCTCGGGCGGCGAGCCGCTGGTTCGTAAAAAAGACCTCATTCGTCTTGCGGAAAAGCATTCCGACTGCGCGTTCGGCGCATTCACGAATGCAACGCTGATCGACGAAGACTTCGTACAGGATCTTCTGCGCGTGGGTAACTTTACGTTCATGATCTCCGTGGAAGGCACGCCGGAAGAAACGGACGCGCGCCGCGGCGAGGGCACGTACGATAAGGTAATGAAGGCGATGAAGCTCTTAAAGGATGCCGGAATCCCGTTCGGTTATTCCGCTTGCTACCACAGCCAGAACTATAAGACCATCGCAAGCGACGAATGGAACGATACGATGATCGAAGCAGGCTGCCTGTTCGGTTGGCTGTTCACCTACATGCCGATCGGTAAGGATGCCGTTATGGATTTGTGCGTAACGCCCGAACAAAGGGCGCATATGTACCAGAGGGTACGCGAAATGCGTGAATACAAGCCGATCTTTATCCTCGACTTCTGGAATGACGGCGAGTATGTCGGCGGATGTATCGCAGGCGGACGGCGTTATTTCCACATCAACTCCAACGGCGACTGCGAGCCGTGCGCGTTCATCCACTATGCAACGCACAATATCAACGAATGTACACTTGAAGAAGCGCTCGGCAGCCCGCTCTTCCGTAAATACCAGGAAGGCCAGCCGTTCTCTGACAACCTTCTGCGTCCCTGCCCGCTGCTCGACAACCCGGACGGCCTGCGGAAGGCGGTTAACGAATCCGGCGCACATCCGACGCAGGACCTCGACCTTGAGGGTGTCGACGTGCTTACGGCGAAGACGGATAAGATCGCTGAGAACTGGAAAGTCAAAGCAGATGAAATCTGGTCTTGCGGTCACTTCCCCTTCAACGGCGTGATTAATGCGGCGATGGATAAGAGGGTGGATACCACGAACGGTCAGGGCGCTGCGGCATGCGGCAACTGCGGACACGTTCAGTGCGACCGTGCTACGGAAATTCCGGAGCATCTGAAATAA
- a CDS encoding YbjQ family protein encodes MLLVTRESITGKTLEELGIVSGSTVQSVHIGKDFMAGFKTLVGGELTSYTEMMQEARKIATGRMVAEASALGADAVICMRYASSSITQGAAEIIAYGTAVKFKD; translated from the coding sequence ATGTTGCTTGTCACACGCGAAAGTATTACGGGAAAAACACTGGAAGAACTCGGGATCGTCTCCGGGAGTACAGTGCAAAGCGTACACATCGGCAAAGATTTCATGGCCGGATTCAAAACACTCGTCGGAGGCGAACTCACATCCTATACGGAAATGATGCAGGAGGCGCGGAAGATCGCCACCGGGCGTATGGTCGCGGAGGCCTCGGCCCTCGGTGCGGACGCCGTCATCTGTATGCGCTACGCTTCCTCGTCCATCACGCAAGGCGCGGCGGAAATCATCGCATATGGAACCGCCGTAAAATTTAAAGACTGA
- a CDS encoding trimeric intracellular cation channel family protein, with translation MEDIISTFPTALEVIGLLAFSVSGVIAALQKRLDLMGIIVLAITTACGGGILRDVLLQNGIPVFFTNYSYITTVIVAIVGTLAANKLYSRHKTLRKYNVSRILDVADAVGLATFGTSAALMVIAQGGNMLTCVFICTITGCGGGILRDVLVQRMPIIFSGTIYAACCIAGSVVMYLLYDYCFLPRELITAVCFILILGLRFLGIFKGVGLPKIQYHAE, from the coding sequence TTGGAAGATATCATATCCACCTTCCCAACCGCCCTTGAAGTCATCGGCTTGCTTGCCTTCAGCGTTTCGGGTGTAATTGCCGCGCTGCAAAAGCGTCTCGACCTGATGGGGATCATCGTGCTCGCGATTACTACCGCCTGCGGCGGTGGTATTTTACGCGACGTCCTCCTGCAAAACGGAATCCCCGTTTTCTTTACAAACTATTCCTATATCACCACAGTCATCGTCGCCATCGTGGGCACGCTTGCGGCCAACAAGCTTTATTCGCGGCATAAGACGCTGCGCAAATATAACGTCAGCCGTATTTTGGACGTAGCGGATGCGGTCGGCCTTGCGACCTTCGGCACATCGGCGGCGCTTATGGTCATTGCGCAGGGCGGCAATATGCTCACCTGTGTGTTCATCTGCACCATCACCGGCTGCGGCGGCGGGATCCTGCGGGATGTTCTCGTCCAGCGTATGCCGATCATTTTTTCCGGTACGATTTATGCCGCCTGCTGCATTGCGGGCTCGGTTGTCATGTACCTCCTTTACGACTATTGTTTCCTTCCGCGTGAACTCATCACCGCCGTGTGTTTCATATTGATTCTAGGCCTCCGTTTTCTCGGTATTTTCAAAGGCGTCGGCCTGCCGAAAATACAATATCATGCCGAATAG
- a CDS encoding GntR family transcriptional regulator: protein MMDNDLLYVELKNTLMRSIYEGTYAAGQPIPSERTLSELYGLSRVTVRKTLQLLANQGIIRKKTGLGNIVSFERGSHPGKLDQIALVAPAQRTFFSLFLDHFQRIADAADALVFFIQQSERERIEDTLFRLLLHGIHNCVIWLDYKMLDPVYIERLRALGMNMVFFDIPVSTPYADNVILDNTDAIHSLCQYLRENGRSPLAYVSRENTSPTSFFEREIAFSAENPHSVILHIPWFHSGYLAEHMNRFILDTLYPAHRPGSLLCSDGEIGVALKKALQYHEIDDILIASIDDFPEAEELSLTVYRQPYDRFAQQVFDCLATQNASAGWRAGTYRIKGELLIR from the coding sequence ATGATGGATAACGATTTGCTGTATGTTGAACTTAAGAATACGCTCATGCGCAGCATCTACGAAGGAACCTATGCCGCCGGGCAGCCGATTCCCTCCGAGCGTACCCTTTCGGAGCTTTACGGCCTCAGCCGCGTAACGGTGAGGAAAACGCTCCAGCTGCTCGCAAATCAGGGCATCATCCGGAAAAAGACTGGCCTCGGAAATATCGTATCGTTTGAACGCGGCAGCCACCCGGGAAAGCTTGATCAGATCGCCCTTGTCGCTCCCGCACAGCGTACATTTTTTTCGCTTTTCCTCGATCATTTCCAGCGAATCGCCGATGCGGCGGATGCGCTTGTCTTTTTTATACAGCAGTCTGAACGCGAGCGCATTGAGGACACTCTTTTCCGCCTGCTTCTGCACGGCATCCACAACTGCGTCATCTGGCTCGATTACAAAATGCTTGATCCCGTTTATATCGAACGTTTACGCGCGCTTGGGATGAATATGGTCTTTTTCGATATTCCGGTTTCCACTCCCTATGCGGATAATGTTATTCTGGACAATACCGACGCGATCCATTCCCTTTGCCAATATCTCAGGGAAAACGGCAGGTCCCCGCTTGCATACGTGAGCCGGGAAAACACATCCCCTACTAGCTTTTTTGAACGGGAAATTGCGTTTTCTGCCGAAAATCCCCATTCCGTAATCCTTCACATCCCATGGTTCCACAGCGGCTACCTTGCCGAGCATATGAACCGCTTCATCCTGGACACCCTGTATCCGGCGCACCGGCCGGGCAGCCTTTTGTGCAGCGATGGTGAAATCGGCGTCGCGCTGAAAAAGGCGCTGCAATACCACGAGATCGATGATATTCTGATTGCCAGCATCGACGATTTCCCGGAAGCGGAGGAGCTCTCGCTGACTGTCTACAGGCAGCCGTACGACCGTTTCGCGCAGCAGGTTTTCGATTGTCTTGCCACGCAAAACGCCAGCGCGGGCTGGCGGGCCGGAACTTACCGTATCAAAGGCGAACTGCTGATCCGCTAG
- a CDS encoding L-fucose/L-arabinose isomerase family protein produces MTTFALFYGNRAFMPDEVIDEARPQLEKAVKEAGCDFISMDVGQTSHGAAETVREGKIYARFLEENKGKFDGVIACLANFSDESAAVAALKDCGVPILIQACPDEIGKMDFAGRRDAFCGKLAITDLFYQYGIPFSLTQSHVVGLDSEEFKGELKKFGAVCRVVKNLRNLTVAAVGARVSAFKTMRFDELTAQKYGITVETVDLADFFLRMKSADPFSAEYKSRMEFYENYADCTRVPAASMDKMVRASLAADQVAAELETDCMTIRCWDEFQREMQISVCSLVSELNERGIVTACELDLANAICMKALSSASEQPAMCLDFNNNYGSEPDKCILFHCGPVCNTMMKDKGTIVEHKMFKKTMGDDVSWGVNQGTIRAMPMTYSSAKTDSGTIVAYVDNGEFVNDPIEAEYFGTGGVARIADLQKKLYRIAKNGFRHHVSVSAGQNRDALVEAYRGYLGFEVMDL; encoded by the coding sequence ATGACAACATTTGCTTTATTTTATGGAAACAGGGCGTTTATGCCCGACGAAGTGATCGACGAAGCGCGTCCGCAGCTGGAAAAGGCGGTAAAAGAAGCGGGCTGCGACTTTATCAGCATGGATGTGGGGCAGACCAGCCACGGCGCTGCCGAAACGGTGCGCGAAGGGAAGATATACGCGCGGTTCCTGGAAGAGAACAAGGGGAAGTTTGACGGCGTGATTGCATGCCTTGCGAACTTCAGCGACGAATCGGCAGCGGTGGCCGCGCTGAAGGACTGCGGCGTTCCCATCCTGATCCAGGCCTGCCCGGACGAGATCGGAAAAATGGACTTTGCCGGCCGCCGGGATGCATTCTGCGGAAAGCTGGCTATTACAGACCTGTTTTATCAATACGGGATTCCCTTTTCGCTGACGCAATCGCATGTCGTCGGGCTTGACAGTGAAGAATTCAAAGGAGAGCTGAAAAAATTCGGCGCGGTGTGCCGCGTGGTGAAAAACCTGCGTAACCTTACGGTTGCTGCGGTGGGAGCGCGTGTTTCGGCATTCAAGACCATGCGCTTTGACGAACTGACCGCGCAGAAATACGGGATCACGGTGGAAACCGTCGATCTTGCGGATTTCTTCCTGCGGATGAAATCTGCCGATCCGTTTTCGGCGGAATATAAAAGCAGGATGGAGTTTTATGAGAATTATGCGGACTGTACGCGGGTCCCTGCGGCTTCTATGGACAAGATGGTGCGCGCAAGCCTTGCGGCGGACCAGGTCGCAGCGGAACTGGAGACAGACTGCATGACGATTCGCTGCTGGGACGAATTCCAGCGGGAAATGCAGATATCCGTATGCAGCCTTGTAAGCGAGCTTAACGAACGGGGAATCGTGACGGCCTGCGAGCTCGACCTGGCGAATGCGATCTGTATGAAGGCGCTTTCGAGCGCGTCGGAGCAGCCGGCCATGTGCCTTGACTTCAATAACAATTATGGCAGCGAGCCGGATAAATGTATTTTGTTCCACTGCGGCCCGGTCTGCAATACGATGATGAAGGATAAAGGAACGATCGTAGAACATAAAATGTTCAAAAAAACGATGGGGGACGATGTGAGCTGGGGTGTAAACCAGGGAACGATCCGGGCGATGCCGATGACCTATTCGAGCGCCAAAACAGACAGCGGAACGATCGTCGCTTATGTGGATAACGGGGAATTTGTAAACGACCCCATTGAAGCGGAATATTTTGGGACGGGCGGAGTGGCCCGGATTGCGGATTTGCAGAAAAAGCTATATCGAATTGCGAAAAATGGATTCAGGCATCATGTGAGCGTTTCCGCAGGGCAAAACAGGGACGCGCTGGTCGAGGCATACCGCGGGTATCTTGGGTTCGAGGTTATGGACCTGTAG